In Campylobacter sp. RM16187, the DNA window CTTGGATAGAAGAAAAGCCGATTTTTGCGCCTCATTCTAGAGCCTTTATCTTGCCTAGACATTTGGTCTGCGATATCGATACACCCGCGGATTTTGAATTTGCGCAAAAACTTTATAAAATCAATCATGAGCCTTGAAAAACTTACGAATTTAAAAACCTTGATAAGAGCCGATAGCTCCGTAACTATCGGGCATGGACACATCAGGCGAGACCTGGTTCTTGCAAACAAATTTAAAGATATCAGCTTTGCTTGCTTAGAGCTTGAGGGCTCACTCATAAGCGAGATAAATTTCCGTGTTTTTACTCTTAAAACAAACGATTTAGATGAACTGATAAGCCTAATAAATACTCATAAATTTGAACTGCTTATCATCGATCATTACGGCATTAGCTATGATGACGAACGAAAGATAAAAGAGCGCACCGGAGTTAAAATTTTAAGCTTTGATGATGAGTATAAAGAGCATTTTAGCGATATCTTGCTAAATGTAAATATCTTTGCAAAGGCAAAAAAATATGAAAATTTGCTGCCTTCCGCTTGTGAAATTTGGTGCGGGCAAGAATTTATGCTTGTGCGAGATGAGTTTTATCAAGAAAAAAAGATAAAAAGAGAGAAAATTTATGATATCTTTATTGCACTTGGCGGAACGGATATACAAAATTTGAGCGCAAATTTAGCCCTTAAACTGCTTGAAAAAAATTTAAAAATCGCCCTTGTGACTACAAGTGCAAATGCGAATTTAAAGCCGCTTAAAGAGCTTGAAAAGGCGCATAAAAATTTAAGCCTGTTTGTTGATTCAAACCAAATTGCAAAGCTAATGAACGAAAGCAAAGAGCTGATAATCTCGGCTAGCTCGCTTGTAAATGAAACTTTAATTTTAGGAGCAAATTTTACCGCCGTGCAGGTTGCAAAAAATCAAGAGCAGATATATATGTGGCTACTTGAAAATGGCTATAAAGCCGTTAAAAGCGAGGAAATATGCCAAATCTTATAAATTTTACCAAGCTTACCAGAGAGCAAAAGATGATGGTTTTTGATTGGCGAAATGATGAGCGAGTGGCAAAATTTATGCGCTCAAAAAACATAGCCTTAAACGAACATCTTAAATTTATCGACAGCTTAAAAAGCGCTTCTGATAAACTTTACTTTTTAGTCGAAGAAAATGGCGAGTTTATCGGTGTGATCGACTTTATAAACATAAATGATAACGAATGCGAATTCGGGCTTTATGCAAATCCAAATTTAAAAAATCAAGGCTCAAAACTCATGCGGATTATAATTGATTACGCGTTTTATGAGCTAAAAGTTAGCAGGTTAAACTCGTGCGCTTATAATTTTAACGAAAAAGCCATTGCGCTTTATGAGAAATTTGGTTTTGAAATTTATGATAAAGATGAACAGATGAGCCATCTAAGGCTTGAAAGAGCAAATTTAGAGGTAAAAACAATATGAAAATAGGAAATTTTGATACGGACAAAAGCGTATTTATCATCGCTGAACTCTCAGCCAACCATTCAGGAAGTTTAGAAACGGCGATTCAAACTATAAAAGCGGCAAAACGTGCCGGAGCAGACGCGATAAAGCTTCAAACATACACCGCTGATAGCCTTACGCTAAATTCTCAAAAAGAGGATTTTATGATACGCGGCGGACTTTGGGATGGGCGAAATTTATACGAGCTTTACGAGCAGGCAATGACTCCTAGAGAGTGGCACAAGGAGCTTTTTGACGTAGCTAGCAAAGAGGGGTTAATCTGCTTTTCAAGCCCGTTTTGTAAAGATGATGTGGAGTTTTTAGAGCGGTTTAATCCGCCTGCTTACAAGATCGCAAGCTTTGAAGCGGTTGATTATGATTTTGTAGAGTATGTGGCGAAGAAAAACAGACCAATCATCGTATCAACAGGCATCGCAACTCACGAAGAGATCGCGGATATCGTGCAAATTTGCAAAAATGCAGGCAATAGCCGGATCGCTCTTTTAAAATGCACTTCAAGCTATCCTGCGCCGTTAAATGAGATGAATTTGTTAAATATACCTACTATAAAAGATGAATTTGGCGTGGAAGTCGGCTTTAGCGATCATACTTTAGGTATCGTTGCGCCAGTTGTTGCGGTGAGTTTAGGTGCGCGTATAATCGAAAAGCATTTCATACTAAACAAAGATGTAAAAAGCGTAGATGACGCATTTTCTCTCGATGAGGCCGAATTTGCGCGGATGGCAAAGGCAGTAAGAGAAACAGAAGCATTGCTTGGCAAAAGCAAATTTGTTTCAGGTGGAGAAAATAGAAAATTCGCTCGCTCGCTTTATGCAAGCAAAGATATAAAAGCGGGAGAAATTTTTAGCGATGATAATGTAAAAAGCGTGCGTCCAAGCTATGGACTTCATCCTAAATTTAAAAAAGAGTTGATAGGTAAAACAGCAAAAAGAGATATAAAATTTGCTGATAAGATAACCGAAAAAGACTACTAAAAGGAGATAGTATGAGTAAAAAAGAGAATAAGGATTTAACACTAAGAGATCTAAGAATCAAAAAACAAGAGTCTCAACAAAAAGATCAAATAGAAGCTCAAGGAATACAAAACCCTATTTTAAAGAAAAATCTTCAAGCTCTATTCCAACAAGACGAGATATTAGCCGCCAGGCTTTTTAGTATGAATGATCAAGGCGATTATGAGGTATTTATAGGAAAAGATCCGATAGATATAAATATCATAAATAATAAAACCTTAAAATATATATATGAAAATCCCGTAAAAGATATTCAAATTTTACTAGAAGAGACGGAAAAAAAGTATAAAAGATATCCTATTATGTATTTTTACGGACTTGGTAGCGGTATCTTTTATAAGGCTCTACTAAGAAACGAAACCCATCAAAAGATCATAGTGGTAGAGCCAAGTATAGAAATAATATATATAGTTTTAAATTTAATTGATCTATCAAGCGAACTTGCGAGCGAGAAATTAGTTCTATTTTATTCGAAATTTTCTACATATACTCAATTTTATTTTATAGTCTCAAAAAGTGAATTTAAATCCTACGCCAAGCTTTATGATTTGCATATACATACACATTTTTATGATCAATTTAGTGATGACTATAAAAGAGTAAATCAAGATCTAACTAAGGCTATAGGTCAAATGGTAGTTTCTCACGGAAATAGTATAGATGATACTTTAAAAGGCATAGACCAGCATATAAAAAATTTACCAGCTATGATAACCAACTACGCTTATGCCGATATAATTAAAAAAAGACATAAGCTTATGGATACTGCTATAATAGTAGCAACCGGACCAAGCTTAGACAAGCAGCTAAAAACACTTAAAAAATTTGCTCCGTACGCTACAGTTATAAGCGTAGATGCATCCTACCCTATACTTGCCAAGCAAGGAATAAAGCCCGATTATGTTACATCTATAGAGCGAGTTGAAGCAACTTCAAGTTTTTTTAAAAAGAGATACGGCAAATTTGATAAAGATATATATTTCATTGTAGCATCTTTAACCCATAAGCAAACTATTAAAAATATCCTACCTTCAAGAAAATTAGTCCTTACTATGAGGCCACAGCAAAGTGAGCTGGTATTTGATATGAAAGACTACGGCTATCTAGGCATAGGGCACTCCACAGCAAACCAAGCTTACCAACTAGCTTATGCTCTAGGGCATAAAAATATAATATTAATCGGGCAAGACTTGGCTTTCGCTCCAGACGGCAAATCACATGCAACAGGACATGCGTTTATGCAAGATGAGGAACATTTATATACTCCTGCATACGGTGGAAACGGAGATGTTCGCACCACTTACGTATGGAAACTTTTTAAAAATCAATACGAAAAGGATATCGAGCAGGCCACAAAAGACAAAATTACGACATATAACTGCACAGAAGGTGGAGCAAGGATAAACGGTGCTATAGAAAAGCCCTTTTTGGATACCATAAAAGAATTAACAAAAGACAAAAAGTCTAAAAATTTACCGCATATAAATATTGTAAAAGAATCAAAAGCAAATAAAGATCTTCTCAAAGCCTACAGGTTTATAACTAAAAAAATAAAGATACAACAACTCGTAAAAAAGAAAATAGAAAACACATTTTTAGATATAGCTCCTAAAATAGACGAGATTATCAAACTAAAAAATGAAAGTAAAATAACAGAAAAGCTATTTGACAAACTAATTAAAATTTCAAACAAAATAGATAAGGCAAAGGATTTTATTGCATCTGAAAAATATAAAAAATACATAGAAACCATAGTTCAAATTTCAATATTTTACCAGGAGCTTGAGCTTGCTAAAATCGCAGTGGCACCAAGTGAGAGTAATATAGAAAAAGTAAATAAACTAGCTGAGTGGGTAGAAATTCACAAATACTGGCTGTTTTCAGTAGCAGGTGGCTTAAATGCCGATATAGAGACTACTAAAAAAGCTTCAAAAAATTTAATAAGAGAGCTTAAAAAACGAAGTCTTATAGAAAAATAGATCTAAATAAAATAATAAATTTTAAGTCAGGATAACCCCGACTTAAAATTTTGAGTTTTAACAACTAAGCTATCTTAACACATCACAAGAAAGCCTTAAGCCGGAAAGCTTAAGGCTGGATATTTTAGAATTAATCCTGCACTGCTTATAAATCTAAAGCTCTTTGCAGGGCTTTAAGTAACATTTTTCCAGCTCCGTAAAAGCCATTAAGGCTTTTACTTTGCATAGAAACGTACTAAGACTATTGTAATAGTCTTAGTACGTTTTCAAGGAAACTTATCTTAGATTACTGAAGCAATCTAAGAACGTTTTGTTGAACAGCGTTAGCTTGGCTCATTGCATAACTTCCTGATTGAGCTAGGATGTTAAATTTAGAGAAGTTAGCTGATTCAGCAGCGAAATCAACATCTCTGATTTGAGATTCAGCTGATTTTACGTTTACTTGAGTAACTGTTATGTTATTAACTGTTGCTATTAACTGATTTTGAACAGAACCTAAGTCAGAGCGGATGAAGTCAAGTGTGCGTTGAGCAGATTCTGCTATATCCATTACAGCCATAGCTCCTCTTAGAGTCATAACACCTGCTGCTTGATTAGATGTCATAATTCCATTACTCATTCTTTGGAAGCCCATAGCGGCAGCTATATTTTTATCTAGTTGTCCTCTAATGTCTCTTAAGGCGACTGATTGTTGATTTCCACCATGGCTAGCATTTGTTTTGCTAAATGCTGCAGATAGTCCTAGTCCCGCTGCTCCAGAACTCATCTTGATATCACGTCCATCAAGGCGAACTAGATTTAGACGTCCTACGAACATACTTAGACCTCTTTTACCGCCTAATCCGCCACTGATATCACCGCCTGAAATATGTATAGCGCGACCATCGCGGCTAGTTAAAACCATTCTACCCTCAGTATCTACTGAAGCTTCTACTCCAGTTTGATCTTTTACGGTATTGATAGCATTTACTAAAGCGTTATTTTTATCCCCTTCTTTTACTTCTAAGTCTCCGATTTTTACTCCGTTTATAACAAGACTTTTTACTAAACCTCCAGATATAGATTTACTACCTACCCAAGTAGTATCAAAAGTAGCACGAACTCCTGTTTTATCTGAAATTTTGTTGATATTTTCAGCTAAAGCACCCACACCTGTTCCCATACTGGTAGATATGACAGTGGCTGCGACTTTAACGTTATTTACTCCGTCAACGTTTAAGAAAGTCATACTTACTATTAAACCATCTTCGGTAGAGCTTAAAAGTTTAGAGCTTTCAAATCTTGTTAAACCGATCTTATCTGACGTTGTAGCACCAATACTTGCTTTAACAACTTGATTTGAGTAAGCGCCTATTTGGAACTCTTTATTAGAGAATGTTCCGTTGAGTAGTTGTTGACCGTTAAATGATGTAGTATTACCGATGTTATCAAGCTCTTCCATAAGGCGAACGATATCGGCTTGAAGCGCTTGACGAGATTGTCTTGTTTGTCCGTCTTGAGCTGATTGAGTAGCTTTAACCTTAATAGTCTCAAGAATTTTTAGCTGCTCATCCATAGCCTTATCTGCAACTTGAATGATACCGATAGCATCGTTTCCGTTTGCTATAGCTTGACCTAAAGAGCTTGATTGAGCGCGAAGGCTATCTGCGATAGCAAGACCTGAAGCATCGTCTGCTGCTGTTTGGATTCTTAAGCCTGAGCTTAATCTACCAAGAGAGTTAGATAACATTCTATTGTTACCGACTGCGTTTGCATGTGTGTTAAGAGCGTTTACGTTAGTGTTAATACGAAAACTCATTTTAAATCCTTTTAATTTTTAGTTACGACATCTTGTCGCACAAAAACTATATCGTGCCTTTTTAAAAAAACTTTATAGCATTTGTGAGAAAATTTAAATTTTATTTTTGTATATTTTTTTTGATACAATTACTTCAAAATTTACAAAAGGTATATATTGATGAAAAACTTAATCATCGTAGAGTCGCCCGCCAAGGCAAAAACGATAAAAAATTTTTTAGGCAAAGACTACGATGTCATCGCTAGTAAAGGGCATATTAGAGATCTGCCAAAAACTACATTCGGAATAAAAATAGAGGATGAAAAATTTACTCCCGAATACAAAGTAAGTGCCGATCACTCCAAAGTAGTAAAAGAGATAAAAGAGCTTGCCAAAAGCGCGGATCAAATCTATCTAGCAACCGATGAAGATAGAGAGGGAGAAGCTATAGCCTATCATATCGCAATGGCGATAGGCAAAAAGCCAGAAAGCCTACCTCGAATAGTATTTCACGAGATAACCAAAACTGCTATAAACAATGCTTTAAACACTCCTCGCACGATAAATATGTCAAGCGTAAACGCACAACAAGCCCGTAGACTGCTTGATCGCATAGTGGGTTATAAGCTCTCTCCGCTTTTAAATTTAAAAATCCAAAAAGGACTAAGCGCAGGACGCGTGCAAAGTGCGGCTTTAAAGATAATTGTAGATCGCGAGCGTGAAATTCAGGCGTTTAAACCTATAGAATACTACACGATCGATACGAAATTTAAAAAAGATCTTGAAGCCGAACTCATTAAATTTGAAAACCAAAAGATAGAAAAGCTAACTATAACAAACCCTGATCGCGCAAAATTTATCGTAGAAAATTTACAAAGCGACAAATTTAAAATTCGCGAAATCGAAAGCAAAGAGCGCAAAACCGAGCCAAGCCCGCCATTTATGACCTCAACTCTTCAACAAAGCGCAAGTAACCGCCTTGGATTTAGTCCTAAAAAAACCATGATGATAGCGCAAAATTTATACGAGGGTGTTGAGACTCACGAAGGTTTTATGGGCGCGATAACATATATGAGAACCGATAGCTTAAATTTAGCCAAAGAGGCGGTTGAAGCCGCAAGAGAGATTATTAAAAGCGAATTTGGAGAAAAATATCTGCCAAGCAAGGCTAAAATTTACGCAACCAAAAACAAAGGCGCGCAAGAAGCTCACGAGGCTATACGTCCTACAAATTTAAGCTTTACTCCCGAAATCGCGGCTAAATTTTTAGAAAAAGACGCGCTTAAGCTTTACACTCTCATCTACAACCGATTTTTGGCATGTCAAATGAGCGCAAGCGTGAGCCAAACGCAAAATGTATTTGTAGCCGGAAATAAGGGCGAATTTAAGATAAGCGGACGAAAGGTGCTATTTGACGGCTTTTACAAAGCTTACGGCGATATGGACAAGGATAAAATTTTGCCGAATTTAAATATCGGCGACGAGATGAACTTGCAAAGCATAGCAAGCAGCCAGCACTTCACTGAGCCGCCTAGTCGCTACTCTGAAGCCGGACTTGTTAAAAAGCTTGAAAGCCTTGGTATCGGACGCCCAAGTACCTATGCGCCGACCATCTCACTTCTAACCTCTCGAGACTACGTGAGAGTGGAAAAAAAGCAGCTCATACCAAACGAGATAGCATTTACTATGATGGGCGTGCTTGAAGAGCATTTTAGCGATATAGTAGATAGCGAATTTACCTCGGTTATGGAAGAAAAGCTTGACAGCGTGGCTGAGGATAAGGTTGATTGGCAAAAGCTTTTAAGCGAATTTTACTATCCATTCATGGAAAAAATCTCAAGCGGCAAAACAAACATAAAGAGCCAAAAAGTAGCAACTCCAATCGGCGAAAAATGCCCTGAATGCGGTGGCGAGCTACTTATGAGAAAGGGAAGATTTGGCGAGTTTATAGCGTGCGGAAATTTCCCAAAATGCAAATACTCACGCAATATTAAAAGCGAAAAAGAAGCCTTAGGCACAGAATCGCAAGATGCACCAAAGCCAAAAAAAGAGCCAAAAAAGATAGATGTGCCATGTCCAAAATGCGGAGGCGATATCGTAGAGAGAATAAGTAGGCGAGGGAAATTTTATGGATGCTCTAACTATCCTAAATGCAATTTCGTCTCAAACTACGAACCAGTAGCCGATAAATGCGTTGAGTGTGGCGGAGATATGATCAAAAAAGAGCTAAAAAAAGGAACGTTTCACGAGTGCACTAAGTGTAAGCAAAAGGTGCAGATAGAGGGCTAACTCCATTCTATCCACCTTTAAACCGTTTTAGCTAAAGCTATTAACAAGGGGATAAAATGGTAAAAATAGGTCTAATAAGCGATACTCATTTTAGACCGGAAATCGCACGTGAAGTGATTGAGATATTAAAAGAGCACGAAGCAAATTTGATCCTTCATGCCGGAGATATCGTTGAGCTTGAGACGCTAAAGGATCTAAAAAACTCTAATTTGCTTTATGCTGCGGTTTTGGGCAACAACGACTACCATTTGGCTAAATTTAAAGAGGAATTCGAACTATTTAACGAACCTCATATATTTAAATTTGATAATCTAACAATCAAGCTCATGCACCATCCTAAATTTCTATCTGCAAATGCCGATATAATCGCCTTTGGTCACACTCATAGTTTTACGGCGGTGTTAAACAATGATTCTCTTTTCATAAATCCAGGTGAAATTTGCGGACGTAAATATGGGAATTTTACTTTTGCCCTACTTTGCTGCCAAGATAAAAATTTCCAAGTTTTTAAATTTATAAAAACTCCTCAAGATGAAAAATTTAATGAGATTGAAGTAAATTTGGGCTAAATTTATATCTTCAATTCAAAGCCGGTTTAAATTTGATTTTGTATAATTGCTGGCTATTTTAAACTAAAATCCCTTATTTACGAGGAATAAAATATGAAAACAATAATGTTATGCGCTATTTGCTCCGTTAGCTCTGGAAACTGTTCAGAGGATTGCGGCTACTGCACGCAAAGTGCTAAAATAAAAACCGACATAGAAATTTACTCATTAAAATCTACGGAGCAGGTAGTCGCCGAGGCAAAAATGGCAGCCAAAAATCATGCATTAGGATTTTGTCTGGTCACATCAGGCAGAGGACTTGGCAAGCTTGAAGGAAAAAAGGTCGAATTTATAGCTCGCACGGCAAGACAAATTAAAAAAGAGATTCCAGGACTAATGATTATAGCTTGCAACGGAGAAGCTAGCTACGAGGCTTTAAAAGAGATAAAAGATGCTGGAGTTTTTAGCTACAACCACAACTTAGAAACATCTCGCGAATTTTTTCCTAAAATTTGCACGACTCACAGCTGGGATGATAGATTTCAAACAAATTTAAATGCAAAAAGAGCCGGCCTTATGCTTTGCACGGGCGGAATTTACGGACTTGGAGAGAGTAACGAGGATAGAATTAGCTTTAGAAACAGCCTAAAAGAGCTTGAGCCATTTTCAAGCCCTATAAATTTCTTTATCCCACACCCCGCCCTACCAGTAAAACAACCTATGCTAAGCGTGCAAGAAGCCTTAAAAATAGTACGAGATACTAAAGAAGCTCTGCCTAATACTCGCATAATGATAGCTGGCGGAAGGGAGAAAATTTTAGGTGATAGACAATACGAGGTCTTTGATCATGGTGCCCAAGCCTTAGTCATAGGAGACTACCTAACAACCAAGGGTGAAATAGCAAGTCGCGACATAGAAGAGCTTAAAAAAAGAGGGTTTAAATTCGCCTCAATCTGCCACTGAAATTTCTTCTAACAAGTCAAAAGCCGAACTTAAAACCATCAAATTTAAGTTTGGATCATTAATAAAAACATAACCGACCTTAAGATATAATTATTGTTTTTTAAGCTTAATATTTAAACACAAGGTGATTTGGTTTTGCAAACAGACGGAGCAAGCGGACTTAGCATACTTATTGTTTTAGCATTTATCATATTTACATCACCATATTTTTCAAAAATTCTAAGAATTCCGATCGCTCCTATTGAGATTATTTTAGGCTCTATAGCAGGCTATTTAGGCCTTATAGGTCATAACGACATCTTTCATATAGTTAGCGAAGTAGGATTTTTTTATCTTATGTTTCTTGCGGGCACAGAAGTCGATCTTAAGCTCTTTTTTACTATCGATAAAAAGATTTTAAAAGCCGGAATTGTCTATATTTTGATACTATACCTGCTCTCGGCACTTCTTACCTTTGGATTTGATTTAAACAGATTGTTTATTTTAATTATCCCTATTATGGCAGTCGGCATGATATTTACACTCTTTAAAGAGTACGGCAGAGAAGAAGAGTGGCTAAATATAGGCATGCTAATAGCATCCATAGGAGAGGTTATTAGCATCATCTTGCTTACATTTGTGGGCGCTTATATGAAATTTGGAACAGGTAGCGAACTGCTATTTTCTATCATATATTTAGTAGGATTTTTAATATTTAGTATGATAGGATTTAAAATTTTAAATGTTCTATTCTGGTGGTATCCTCAACTTAAAGTGATCCTGATGCCGTATTACGATAACTCAGAAAGAGATATTAGGCTCTGTATGGCACTATTTTTCAGCATAATCGCTTTGATGCTCTATCTAAATTTAGAGATAGCGTTTGGCGCATTTGTCGCAGGAACCTTTATCGCATCGTTTTTTGATCACAAAAAAGACCTGCCTCACAAACTTGCGAGCTTTGGCTTTGGCTTTTTAGTACCGACTTTCTTCGTGTATATCGGATCTACGTTTAAATTAAGTGCTTTTATGATAGATGGGGTGGTAAAAGATGCGGCTTTGATAGTGGGAGTAATGATAGGATTTAGGATCATTTCTAGCTTTGTATTTTTAAATATCTTAGGCTTTAAAAAAATGATACTTTATGCACTATCTCACTCTATGCCGCTTACTCTTCTCATAGCTGTTGCTACTATAGCTCACAAGTCAGGAGACATTAGCGAGGAATTTTACTTCTCTTGCATACTTGCAAGCCTAACTCAGGCTATAATAGTCACCATAGGTATTAAAATTATTATGGGTTATAAAAATAAAAGTTTAAAAACGTAAACCAAAGGAGCCAGGATGTCAAATACAGTTACGCTTACCGACAACAGAAACGGCAAGAGCTACGAATTTCCGATTTTACAAGGCACAATGGGGCCTGATGTCATAGATATATCGACATTTTTTACAGATACGGGCATGTTTACTTTTGACCGCGGATATACCTCAACCGCGATGTGTCGCTCATCTATCACCTACATAGACGGGCTTAAAGGCGAGCTTATGCACCGCGGATACGACATAGCATATCTTGCCGAGAACAAGACATTTTTAGATGTTGCTTACCTGCTTTTAAACAAAGAGCTTCCAAACGAAAAAGAGTATGATGATTTTAGACTTGAGCTTAAAAAGCGCTCGTTTATACACGAAGGCATGCTTAAAATTTTTGACGCTTTTCCTAGTAAGGCTCACCCTATGGCGATCCTGCAAGCTAGCGTTTCTGCGCTTA includes these proteins:
- the pseG gene encoding UDP-2,4-diacetamido-2,4,6-trideoxy-beta-L-altropyranose hydrolase, with translation MSLEKLTNLKTLIRADSSVTIGHGHIRRDLVLANKFKDISFACLELEGSLISEINFRVFTLKTNDLDELISLINTHKFELLIIDHYGISYDDERKIKERTGVKILSFDDEYKEHFSDILLNVNIFAKAKKYENLLPSACEIWCGQEFMLVRDEFYQEKKIKREKIYDIFIALGGTDIQNLSANLALKLLEKNLKIALVTTSANANLKPLKELEKAHKNLSLFVDSNQIAKLMNESKELIISASSLVNETLILGANFTAVQVAKNQEQIYMWLLENGYKAVKSEEICQIL
- the pseH gene encoding UDP-4-amino-4,6-dideoxy-N-acetyl-beta-L-altrosamine N-acetyltransferase codes for the protein MPNLINFTKLTREQKMMVFDWRNDERVAKFMRSKNIALNEHLKFIDSLKSASDKLYFLVEENGEFIGVIDFININDNECEFGLYANPNLKNQGSKLMRIIIDYAFYELKVSRLNSCAYNFNEKAIALYEKFGFEIYDKDEQMSHLRLERANLEVKTI
- the pseI gene encoding pseudaminic acid synthase → MKIGNFDTDKSVFIIAELSANHSGSLETAIQTIKAAKRAGADAIKLQTYTADSLTLNSQKEDFMIRGGLWDGRNLYELYEQAMTPREWHKELFDVASKEGLICFSSPFCKDDVEFLERFNPPAYKIASFEAVDYDFVEYVAKKNRPIIVSTGIATHEEIADIVQICKNAGNSRIALLKCTSSYPAPLNEMNLLNIPTIKDEFGVEVGFSDHTLGIVAPVVAVSLGARIIEKHFILNKDVKSVDDAFSLDEAEFARMAKAVRETEALLGKSKFVSGGENRKFARSLYASKDIKAGEIFSDDNVKSVRPSYGLHPKFKKELIGKTAKRDIKFADKITEKDY
- a CDS encoding motility associated factor glycosyltransferase family protein → MSKKENKDLTLRDLRIKKQESQQKDQIEAQGIQNPILKKNLQALFQQDEILAARLFSMNDQGDYEVFIGKDPIDINIINNKTLKYIYENPVKDIQILLEETEKKYKRYPIMYFYGLGSGIFYKALLRNETHQKIIVVEPSIEIIYIVLNLIDLSSELASEKLVLFYSKFSTYTQFYFIVSKSEFKSYAKLYDLHIHTHFYDQFSDDYKRVNQDLTKAIGQMVVSHGNSIDDTLKGIDQHIKNLPAMITNYAYADIIKKRHKLMDTAIIVATGPSLDKQLKTLKKFAPYATVISVDASYPILAKQGIKPDYVTSIERVEATSSFFKKRYGKFDKDIYFIVASLTHKQTIKNILPSRKLVLTMRPQQSELVFDMKDYGYLGIGHSTANQAYQLAYALGHKNIILIGQDLAFAPDGKSHATGHAFMQDEEHLYTPAYGGNGDVRTTYVWKLFKNQYEKDIEQATKDKITTYNCTEGGARINGAIEKPFLDTIKELTKDKKSKNLPHINIVKESKANKDLLKAYRFITKKIKIQQLVKKKIENTFLDIAPKIDEIIKLKNESKITEKLFDKLIKISNKIDKAKDFIASEKYKKYIETIVQISIFYQELELAKIAVAPSESNIEKVNKLAEWVEIHKYWLFSVAGGLNADIETTKKASKNLIRELKKRSLIEK
- a CDS encoding flagellin B; this encodes MSFRINTNVNALNTHANAVGNNRMLSNSLGRLSSGLRIQTAADDASGLAIADSLRAQSSSLGQAIANGNDAIGIIQVADKAMDEQLKILETIKVKATQSAQDGQTRQSRQALQADIVRLMEELDNIGNTTSFNGQQLLNGTFSNKEFQIGAYSNQVVKASIGATTSDKIGLTRFESSKLLSSTEDGLIVSMTFLNVDGVNNVKVAATVISTSMGTGVGALAENINKISDKTGVRATFDTTWVGSKSISGGLVKSLVINGVKIGDLEVKEGDKNNALVNAINTVKDQTGVEASVDTEGRMVLTSRDGRAIHISGGDISGGLGGKRGLSMFVGRLNLVRLDGRDIKMSSGAAGLGLSAAFSKTNASHGGNQQSVALRDIRGQLDKNIAAAMGFQRMSNGIMTSNQAAGVMTLRGAMAVMDIAESAQRTLDFIRSDLGSVQNQLIATVNNITVTQVNVKSAESQIRDVDFAAESANFSKFNILAQSGSYAMSQANAVQQNVLRLLQ
- the topA gene encoding type I DNA topoisomerase produces the protein MKNLIIVESPAKAKTIKNFLGKDYDVIASKGHIRDLPKTTFGIKIEDEKFTPEYKVSADHSKVVKEIKELAKSADQIYLATDEDREGEAIAYHIAMAIGKKPESLPRIVFHEITKTAINNALNTPRTINMSSVNAQQARRLLDRIVGYKLSPLLNLKIQKGLSAGRVQSAALKIIVDREREIQAFKPIEYYTIDTKFKKDLEAELIKFENQKIEKLTITNPDRAKFIVENLQSDKFKIREIESKERKTEPSPPFMTSTLQQSASNRLGFSPKKTMMIAQNLYEGVETHEGFMGAITYMRTDSLNLAKEAVEAAREIIKSEFGEKYLPSKAKIYATKNKGAQEAHEAIRPTNLSFTPEIAAKFLEKDALKLYTLIYNRFLACQMSASVSQTQNVFVAGNKGEFKISGRKVLFDGFYKAYGDMDKDKILPNLNIGDEMNLQSIASSQHFTEPPSRYSEAGLVKKLESLGIGRPSTYAPTISLLTSRDYVRVEKKQLIPNEIAFTMMGVLEEHFSDIVDSEFTSVMEEKLDSVAEDKVDWQKLLSEFYYPFMEKISSGKTNIKSQKVATPIGEKCPECGGELLMRKGRFGEFIACGNFPKCKYSRNIKSEKEALGTESQDAPKPKKEPKKIDVPCPKCGGDIVERISRRGKFYGCSNYPKCNFVSNYEPVADKCVECGGDMIKKELKKGTFHECTKCKQKVQIEG
- a CDS encoding YfcE family phosphodiesterase, whose amino-acid sequence is MVKIGLISDTHFRPEIAREVIEILKEHEANLILHAGDIVELETLKDLKNSNLLYAAVLGNNDYHLAKFKEEFELFNEPHIFKFDNLTIKLMHHPKFLSANADIIAFGHTHSFTAVLNNDSLFINPGEICGRKYGNFTFALLCCQDKNFQVFKFIKTPQDEKFNEIEVNLG
- a CDS encoding biotin synthase; translation: MKTIMLCAICSVSSGNCSEDCGYCTQSAKIKTDIEIYSLKSTEQVVAEAKMAAKNHALGFCLVTSGRGLGKLEGKKVEFIARTARQIKKEIPGLMIIACNGEASYEALKEIKDAGVFSYNHNLETSREFFPKICTTHSWDDRFQTNLNAKRAGLMLCTGGIYGLGESNEDRISFRNSLKELEPFSSPINFFIPHPALPVKQPMLSVQEALKIVRDTKEALPNTRIMIAGGREKILGDRQYEVFDHGAQALVIGDYLTTKGEIASRDIEELKKRGFKFASICH
- a CDS encoding cation:proton antiporter, with translation MQTDGASGLSILIVLAFIIFTSPYFSKILRIPIAPIEIILGSIAGYLGLIGHNDIFHIVSEVGFFYLMFLAGTEVDLKLFFTIDKKILKAGIVYILILYLLSALLTFGFDLNRLFILIIPIMAVGMIFTLFKEYGREEEWLNIGMLIASIGEVISIILLTFVGAYMKFGTGSELLFSIIYLVGFLIFSMIGFKILNVLFWWYPQLKVILMPYYDNSERDIRLCMALFFSIIALMLYLNLEIAFGAFVAGTFIASFFDHKKDLPHKLASFGFGFLVPTFFVYIGSTFKLSAFMIDGVVKDAALIVGVMIGFRIISSFVFLNILGFKKMILYALSHSMPLTLLIAVATIAHKSGDISEEFYFSCILASLTQAIIVTIGIKIIMGYKNKSLKT